The genomic interval GGCGGTAACCATGAAGACGGGAATCCGCGGAAGCGTCGCCGACGAGCGTATCCGGCGCAGGGCGTCGAAGCCGTCGATTCCGGGAAGCATCATGTCCAGGAGGATTAGGTCGGGGAGGAGCCGGGGGATCAAATCGAGGGCCTTTTCGGCGTTGTCCGAAACGACGACCGTGTAGCCTTCCCGCTCGAGATTGAACGAGATGAGCTCCTGGATGTCGCGCTCGTCCTCCACAACCAGAATCGTAGCTTTTTTCATCGTACCTTCCGATGCGGCAAGAGCCGTCAGTCGTTCAATTCCCGGTGAGTCCCGGTTACGACATACTCGACGAGTTCGCAGCAATTCGTAACGTGGTCGCCGAGCCGTTCGAGGAAGCCGGAGGTGCGGATGAGCTTGATCGCTTCGTCCGCTCCGGCGTTTTCTTTTTTCAGAGAGTTCAGGGTTTCGCCCATGAGCTCGTGATGAAGGGCGTCTATTTCCGAGTCGGCCGCGGCGCAGGAGCGCGCGCCTTCCATGTCTTTTTTCAGCCAGGCCTCGGTCATCGAGCGGATCATGAGGCAGCCGGCGTCGCCCATTTTGGCGAGCAGCTCGAACTGGCGGGGCCAGCCGGTTGCGTCGCGGAGCTTGATCGCGGTTTTTGCCAGATGCACGGAATAGTCGCCGATGCGCTCAAGGTTGTCCACGAGGCGGATGGCGGCGACCAGTTCGCGCAAATCCTGGGCGACGGGCTGTTGGATGGCCATGAGGGTGGCGCACAGGTACTGGATGTTTTCCTGCATCGCGTTCACGGTGCGGTCGTCCGCCTTCACTTCGGCGGCGAGGGCGGCGTCGCGTTCGCGGATGGCGCGGACGGCCTTTCTGAGATCCTCCTCCACCCGGGCGGACATCGCGGTTATCTCCGCGCGCACGCGGGAAAGTTCGGCGTCAAGGTTCATTCTTGTCATGCTCATTTCAGGTTCCTTCGACCCTTACGGGTCAGTATAACTCATGCCGGATCGTTCTTAAAGCGGGATCAGCCGAACCGCCCGGAAATATAGTTTTCGGTGCGGGGATCCTTCGGCGTGAAGAAGATCTCCCGGGTCGGACCCATTTCGACGAGGATTCCGTTCAGGAAGAAGGCGGTGTCGTCGGAAATGCGACCGGCCTGCTGCATGTTGTGGGTTACGATGATGATCGTAAACCGTTCCTTGAATTCGGTCATGAGGTCTTCGATTTTTCCGGTGGAGATCGGATCGAGGGCCGAGGTCGGCTCGTCCATCAACAGAATCTCGGGGCTGACGGCGATAGCCCGCGCGATGCACAGGCGCTGCTGCTGGCCGCCGGAAAGTTCGTAGGCGTTTTTCTTGAGCTTGTCCTTCACCTCGTCCCACAAGTACACCTGGCGGAGGCTTGTTTCCACCAGCTCGTCCGGGTCTCCCTGGAAGCCGTTGATCCGCGCTCCCCAGATGATGTTTTCGCGAATGGTCTTGGGGAAGGGATTCGGCTTTTGGAACACCATGCCGATGCGGCTGCGGAGCGCCACCGGATCGACGCCCGGGCCGTACATGTCGCGGCCGTTGAACAGAATTTCTCCTTCCACCCGGGTGCCGGGAATCAGGTCGTTCATCCGGTTGAAAGTGCGCAAGGCCGTGGACTTTCCGCAGCCGGAGGGCCCGATGATGGCGGTGACGCGGTTCCGTTCGATCTTCATGTCCAGATCGATGACGGCCTGGAAGTTGCCGTACCAGAAGTTCATCGACCGGGTTTCGATCGCCCAGGGGCTCAGGACGACGTCTGAAGCCGGGGTTTCGACGGAGGGAGTTTTCACGAGGGGCGCCTGGACGGTCGAAGCCGCCGTTTCATTAGTTTCGGGGTTGCACATGCTGTTACACTCTCCTTTGGGAGCGGAATTTGTTTCTGAGGATGATCGCGGCTGAGTTGAGAGACATAAGAAGAACCATCAGCACGACGATGGCCGCCGCGGCGATATTTCTGAACTCGCTCTGGGGGCGCGAGGTCCATTGATAAATCTGGATGGGCAGGGTCGTGAACTTCGAAAAGATGCCCGTGGGGTCCTGGGTCAGGAAGGTGGACGCGCCTACGAGCACGAGAGGCGCGGTTTCTCCGATGCCGCGGGAAACGGCGAGGACGGTTCCGGTGAGGATGCGGTCCATCGACGACGGCAGCACGTGATGGAAGATCACCTGCCAGCGGGTCGCCCCGAGCGCGTAGCCGGACTCCCGAAGCGTTCGGGGCACGGCGCGAATCGCCTCCTGGGCGTTGATGATGAGCATGGGAAGGATCAGGAGGGCGAGGGTCAAGGAGGCGGACAGGATTGTCCGTCCGTCGGCCGCGAGCGCGGCGGCTTCGAGCGGAACGGAATCTCCTGCCGCCGAGGCCGCGCTGAACAGGGCCCCGGAGGTAAGAGGGGCCATGAAGCGGACGAAGATGCCGAGCCCGAGCATTCCGTAGATAATCGACGGAACGCCGGAAAGGTTGTAGATATTCGTTTTTATAAAGCGGTTAATCCGATTGTCGCGGGCGTATTCCTCAAGATAGATAGCGGCTCCCAGGCCGAGGGGAAAGGCGATGAGGATGGTCAGAACGATCGTCATGAAGGAGCCGAGAATCGCGCTTCTCACGCCGGCGAACAGGGCGTTCGACGACTGCGAATGGGAGAGGAACGAGGAGCTTATCCACCAGCGGAACACGAGGGATCCTTCCGGCACCGTTTCCGCTGCCCACTGGAAAATCGACTCGCGGCTCAGCATGGATTCGGCGAAGTTCCAGGAGCGGACGACGGAGGGCTCGAGAACTTCCGCGATAATCAGTTCGCGGAGATCGCCGGGAGAGCGTTCGGCAAGCGGCTTTTCAAGGTCGAGGGCCTTGAGCCGGCGGCCGCCGAGGTTTTCGTCGAGAATGGAAAGAAGGCCTTCAGATTCGAGCGACGCGAGGGGAATCGGATTTCCTTCGTCGTCGGAAGGAACGATGTCCGCCTCGGGAATCGAATATTCGATGAGCACCCAGCCGGCCGTCTGGTCCAGAACGGACGCGAGCAGGGTCACCAGGCTTACGATCGCGAAAAGGGTTGAGGCGAAAAAGAGGGCGGAAAAGATTTTTCCGTTGCGGTGGCGTTCCCGCAGCGAGGCGGATTGGAAGGAAGCGTTCATCAATATACCTCCCGGTATTTGCGCACCAGGCGGGAAGAAAGCATGTTCAGGCCCAGCGTGATGAGGAAGAGCAGCAGGCCGATTGCGAAGAGCGAATTGTAATCGATAGAATCGTAGGAGAGGTCGCCGCCTGAAATGCGGACGATGTGGCCGGTCATGGTTTCCGCGGCGCGGAAGGGGTTGAGCGTGAGGTTCGGGCCGGCTCCCGCCGCAAGGGCGACTATCATGGTTTCGCCGATCGCCCGCGAAAAGCCGACGATGAAGGCCGCCGCGAGGCCGGAGAAGGCGGCGGGCATTACGATGTTGAGCGATACTTCGATTTTGGTTGCGCCGAGTGCGTAGGCCCCTTCGCGCATGGAATGCGGAACGCTCGAAAGCGCGTCCTCGCACATAGAAGAAATGAGGGGGAGAATCAGGACTCCCATGACGATGCCCGCGGACATCGTGTTGTACACGTCGACCCTCTCCCCGCCGAAGACGTTCCTCAGCGCGGGAGTAACCGACTGCAGGGCGAAGAATCCGTACACGACGGACGGAATCCCCGCAAGGATTTCAAGAATCGGCTTGATTACGGAGCGCGCCTTTTCAGGCGCGTACTCCGAAAGCCATACAGCGGAGGCGAGTCCCGCGGGGAGCGCGATCATCATCGCGATCAAGCTCGTCACGACGGTCGCGGTAAAGAGCGGCAGGATGCCGAACTCTTCTATCTGCGGCTGCCATTTCCGGGCCGTCAGAAACTCTATAGGGCTCACCTCGCGAAAGAACAGGAACGACTCCTTGCCGAGCGTAACCACGATTCCGAGCGTGGTAAGCACCGATACTCCCGCCGCGAACAGCAGAAACAGTTGCACCATCATCTCGCCGGGGCGTTTTTTCCCGGCTAAAGCCGTTCCCATCGCCATGTCCTAGTACCGTCCCTTAGTCGCGTCGAGCCAGGCCTGCTTGGCCTTCTTGAGATCAGCCGCAGGAGCCGGGAAGTAGCCGACGCGCTTGATCACGCGGTTTACGTTGCTCAAGTAGAAGTTAATGAAGGCCGCGACCTGGGGCTTATCGTTAAGCGTCTTGCCGGTCACGTACATGAACAGCGGGCGGGCCAGCGGATAGGTCGCCTTGTCCACGCTCTCCTGGTTGGGAACCACGCCCCCGATCGAAAGGGCCTTGAGGCGGGACTTGTTCTCGTTAAAGTAGGCATAGCCGAAGAAGCCGACTGCGTACTCGGAGCCGGAGATGCCCTGCACCAGCACGTTGTCGTCTTCGGACATCTGGAGATTTTTCGCTCCCAGTATGGGCTCTTTTTTCTTCTTGAAGATTTCCTCGGTGAAGTAGTCAAAGGTTCCGGAATCCGTTCCGGGGATGTAGCGCTTGATTTCCTTTTTGGGCCAGGAAGCGCGCACGTCGGACCAGTAAACGGCGTCGGAGAAGATCTTCGCGAGTTCTTCCTTGGTCACATCCTTCGCGAACGTGTTTTTGGAAGAAACGCAGACGGCCAGAGCGTCCGTGCCGACCCGGATTTCGATGGGATCGGAACCGTAGGAAGCGGTCGCTTTCTCGATCTCGCTCGCCTTGATCCCGCGGGAAGCGTTCGCTACGTCGAGCTCGCCCTTGCCGAAGCGCTCGAGTCCGCCGCCGGAGCCGATGGAATCGATGCTGATCTGGCCGGTATAGCCTTCTTTCACGAAGAGTTCGGTCACTGCTTCCGAGAGGGGGAATACAGTCGATGAACCCGAGGTTACGATGTTGCCGGTCACCTTTGTGGGGTCTACGCCGGGAAGCATTTTATCCGGATCGTCGCTCATTTTGTCGAGCCAGGGGAACTTTCCCGCGGAACTCTGGGCGACCGCGAAGGCGGCCGTCAGAACCAGTGCTGTTAAAGCGATACTGCGTTTCATTTCTGTACCTCCAATAGGTCACGGTAAATCTACCGTGCAGAAAACAGGATATAATTCGGGTTTTGTTAGAATTCGGTTAGGATTTTCGCCCCAGAACGAGGGCGGAACAGGCAACGGTCAGCGGAGCCACCAGAATCAGGCCGAAGCACCCGACGAAGGTGTGTACTATTTCCGATGAAACAAATACCAGATTCAAGATGTTCTCGAACGGTATTCCCTGAGCCGCGAAGGTCATCAGCATCGCGGTATATTCAGCTGAATACGCAAGAACGAGAGTCGTCACCATGGTTCCTGTCACATGCCGTGAAATGGTCAATCCCGAACGGAGCAGAACTCCCCGGGGTATCGAGGGTTGCTGCTCCTTCACCTCCGCCATCGCCACCGCTATGTCCATGGCCAAATCCATCACCGCGCCCGAGGACGCGAGAAATATTCCGGACATGAAGAGCCTCGACAAATCGAGGTGCCCGTACCCGGAATACAGCAGGGCTTCCGCGAAGGGCCGGACCGCTCCGTGGAGATTGAACCATCGGGTAAAGGCCCAGGAGAGCACCGCTGTGAGCAGGACTCCCCCCGCCGCGCCGGAAAAGGCCGAAAGCCCGGTCCGGGT from Teretinema zuelzerae carries:
- the pstB gene encoding phosphate ABC transporter ATP-binding protein PstB, with amino-acid sequence MCNPETNETAASTVQAPLVKTPSVETPASDVVLSPWAIETRSMNFWYGNFQAVIDLDMKIERNRVTAIIGPSGCGKSTALRTFNRMNDLIPGTRVEGEILFNGRDMYGPGVDPVALRSRIGMVFQKPNPFPKTIRENIIWGARINGFQGDPDELVETSLRQVYLWDEVKDKLKKNAYELSGGQQQRLCIARAIAVSPEILLMDEPTSALDPISTGKIEDLMTEFKERFTIIIVTHNMQQAGRISDDTAFFLNGILVEMGPTREIFFTPKDPRTENYISGRFG
- the pstA gene encoding phosphate ABC transporter permease PstA, translating into MNASFQSASLRERHRNGKIFSALFFASTLFAIVSLVTLLASVLDQTAGWVLIEYSIPEADIVPSDDEGNPIPLASLESEGLLSILDENLGGRRLKALDLEKPLAERSPGDLRELIIAEVLEPSVVRSWNFAESMLSRESIFQWAAETVPEGSLVFRWWISSSFLSHSQSSNALFAGVRSAILGSFMTIVLTILIAFPLGLGAAIYLEEYARDNRINRFIKTNIYNLSGVPSIIYGMLGLGIFVRFMAPLTSGALFSAASAAGDSVPLEAAALAADGRTILSASLTLALLILPMLIINAQEAIRAVPRTLRESGYALGATRWQVIFHHVLPSSMDRILTGTVLAVSRGIGETAPLVLVGASTFLTQDPTGIFSKFTTLPIQIYQWTSRPQSEFRNIAAAAIVVLMVLLMSLNSAAIILRNKFRSQRRV
- the pstC gene encoding phosphate ABC transporter permease subunit PstC translates to MGTALAGKKRPGEMMVQLFLLFAAGVSVLTTLGIVVTLGKESFLFFREVSPIEFLTARKWQPQIEEFGILPLFTATVVTSLIAMMIALPAGLASAVWLSEYAPEKARSVIKPILEILAGIPSVVYGFFALQSVTPALRNVFGGERVDVYNTMSAGIVMGVLILPLISSMCEDALSSVPHSMREGAYALGATKIEVSLNIVMPAAFSGLAAAFIVGFSRAIGETMIVALAAGAGPNLTLNPFRAAETMTGHIVRISGGDLSYDSIDYNSLFAIGLLLFLITLGLNMLSSRLVRKYREVY
- the phoU gene encoding phosphate signaling complex protein PhoU, whose translation is MSMTRMNLDAELSRVRAEITAMSARVEEDLRKAVRAIRERDAALAAEVKADDRTVNAMQENIQYLCATLMAIQQPVAQDLRELVAAIRLVDNLERIGDYSVHLAKTAIKLRDATGWPRQFELLAKMGDAGCLMIRSMTEAWLKKDMEGARSCAAADSEIDALHHELMGETLNSLKKENAGADEAIKLIRTSGFLERLGDHVTNCCELVEYVVTGTHRELND
- a CDS encoding PstS family phosphate ABC transporter substrate-binding protein, whose translation is MKRSIALTALVLTAAFAVAQSSAGKFPWLDKMSDDPDKMLPGVDPTKVTGNIVTSGSSTVFPLSEAVTELFVKEGYTGQISIDSIGSGGGLERFGKGELDVANASRGIKASEIEKATASYGSDPIEIRVGTDALAVCVSSKNTFAKDVTKEELAKIFSDAVYWSDVRASWPKKEIKRYIPGTDSGTFDYFTEEIFKKKKEPILGAKNLQMSEDDNVLVQGISGSEYAVGFFGYAYFNENKSRLKALSIGGVVPNQESVDKATYPLARPLFMYVTGKTLNDKPQVAAFINFYLSNVNRVIKRVGYFPAPAADLKKAKQAWLDATKGRY